Proteins co-encoded in one Scomber scombrus chromosome 14, fScoSco1.1, whole genome shotgun sequence genomic window:
- the proser1 gene encoding proline and serine-rich protein 1 isoform X2 gives MDKKSFDIVLDEIRKCVLTDQRIKAIEQVHGYFSSEQVTEILKYFSWADPQIKAVKALQHKMVAIPTTKVANILNCFTFSKDRLVVLELIALNISDAQNYRPVEDLFRIHLSEKKRARRILEQVCKVGCKAPVAMISSCGMIPGNPYPKGRPSLVTGTFPGIPPVKKEGEKKEDPSNSMEGKGIASRIIGPFKPFPSTYNPHRPVPYPIPPCRPHATIAPSYAKPGNPQITTPGVNSGPLLIPHGSTPSTPVPPQASPAHPPPTTPITPVFPGMVPSHNPNAPSPSPAPSPSVIKAGPQTPTGHVTPTPSSVIKAHTPSGTPCATPVSNSGGFSSSPFHAISRPNTPATSRSCLDPLPQTNSMGSTQQRIFTQTADHQSGPTFHGLPQQAGNLSGSVIRSYTPSGLPSLTPGSSTPNCSTPVPTPRLSPALSVQAHASMGPAGVLQIEEHRAVLNRHAGGGNSGSNSPVHSAFKGTSRSGTPSVSSLVVPGSAQAALARSLGLSHPSGSPQVSLPSPVAISGLQALSSSPAPTHYPGLSPFSSLSSSLPPSSMPSSITAMPPVTNMSNHPQTSIYPGMAPSAASSAASPFGLGLTSAASIFQGLPPGPNPAAFPGLGVSGGHGAGSPVLSSFMGLPGATPSSVASVAPLQAVAAAAAAAAGVPSSSPVLPGFASAFSSNFQPGLTSGLQPPGSSGFPSLLSFPGVPGFSPSASPAGLGGLHNPTMQSALLQGHPTSALENFPSQPNSFTNYPPGPGNPFTLQPGLHPQLGWQ, from the exons ATGGATAAGAAATCATTTGACATTGTCTTGGATGAGATAAGGAAG TGTGTCCTGACCGATCAGCGGATCAAAGCCATCGAGCAGGTGCATGGATATTTCTCCAGCGAGCAG GTGACGGAGATATTGAAATACTTCTCATGGGCAGACCCTCAGATTAAAGCAGTAAAAGCTCTGCAGCAT AAAATGGTCGCAATCCCTACAACCAAGGTTGCAAATATTCTGAATTGCTTCACCTTTTCAAAGGACAGACTGGTTGTCCTGGAACTGATAGCTTT GAACATATCAGATGCTCAAAATTACCGTCCTGTGGAGGATCTGTTTCGCATACACTTATCTGAGAAAAAGCGGGCTCGCAGGATACTGGAGCAA GTTTGTAAGGTTGGCTGCAAGGCTCCTGTAGCCATGATATCCTCCTGTGGTATGATACCAGGAAATCCATACCCCAAAGGCAGACCCAGTCTGGTCACTGGCACATTCCCC GGAATCCCTccagtaaagaaagaaggagagaagaaagaggaccCATCTAACAGTATGGAGGGGAAAGGAATCGCTTCCCGGATTATTGGACCATTTAAACCT TTTCCATCTACCTACAACCCTCATCGGCCTGTGCCCTACCCTATACCACCGTGCCGACCACATGCTACCATCGCACCAA GTTACGCCAAACCAGGCAATCCACAGATCACCACACCCGGAGTCAACAGCGGACCCCTGCTCATTCCTCATGGGTCCACACCCTCTACCCCTGTCCCACCCCAGGCTTCTCCTGCTCACCCGCCTCCCACAACCCCCATCACACCAGTTTTCCCTGGCATGGTGCCCTCTCACAACCCTAATGCCCCCTCACCCTCACCTGCTCCATCCCCGTCGGTCATCAAAGCAGGTCCACAGACCCCCACTGGCCATGTTACACCTACACCTTCATCTGTCATTAAAGCTCACACCCCCTCAGGAACCCCTTGTGCAACTCCTGTTTCCAATAGTGGGGGCTTCTCCTCTTCCCCCTTCCATGCCATTTCCCGACCTAACACCCCTGCTACCTCACGCAGTTGCCTAGATCCCCTGCCTCAGACAAACTCCATGGGCTCAACTCAGCAGAGAATTTTTACCCAGACTGCAGACCACCAGTCAGGACCCACCTTCCATGGTTTACCCCAACAAGCAGGTAACCTCTCTGGGTCTGTTATAAGAAGTTACACCCCATCTGGACTACCATCTCTCACTCCTGGATCTTCCACTCCAAATTGTTCCACCCCAGTTCCCACTCCCAGACTCTCCCCAGCCCTCTCTGTACAGGCTCACGCTTCCATGGGGCCGGCTGGAGTCCTTCAGATCGAAGAGCATCGAGCAGTCCTGAATAGGCACGCCGGGGGTGGCAACAGTGGCAGTAACAGCCCAGTGCACTCTGCTTTTAAGGGCACCTCTCGCTCAGGCACACCTTCTGTTAGCTCTCTGGTGGTACCAGGTTCTGCGCAAGCTGCTCTGGCACGTTCCTTAGGTCTGTCGCACCCTTCAGGTTCCCCTCAAGTCTCTCTCCCCAGTCCTGTTGCTATCTCCGGCCTCCAAGCTCTGTCCTCCAGCCCAGCGCCCACTCATTATCCAGGCCTGTCCCcgttttcctccctctcttcctctctccctccttcctccatgcCTTCATCAATAACAGCAATGCCTCCTGTTACCAATATGTCCAACCACCCACAAACCTCTATCTACCCAGGCATGGCACCCAGCGCTGCCTCCAGTGCAGCCTCCCCTTTTGGTCTCGGCCTCACCTCTGCCGCCTCTATATTCCAAGGCCTTCCGCCTGGCCCCAACCCTGCTGCCTTCCCAGGGTTGGGGGTTTCAGGAGGGCACGGTGCTGGGAGCCCTGTGTTGTCTTCATTCATGGGACTGCCTGGTGCCACTCCATCTTCAGTAGCATCGGTGGCACCACTGCAGGCAGTGgcagcagccgcagcagcagcagctggggttccatcatcatcaccagtTTTACCTGGATTTGCATCTGCCTTCAGCTCCAACTTCCAGCCTGG GTTGACCAGCGGCCTCCAGCCTCCAGGAAGCAGTGGGTTCCCCAGCTTGCTGTCCTTCCCCGGTGTACCAGgcttctctccctctgcctccccTGCTGGCCTTGGTGGCCTCCACAACCCAACAATGCAGTCTGCCCtgctgcag GGTCATCCCACATCTGCTTTAGAGAACTTTCCTTCTCAGCCCAACAGTTTCACCAACTACCCCCCAGGCCCAGGAAACCCTTTCACCCTCCAACCAGGCCTGCATCCTCAGTTGGGCTGGCAGTGA
- the proser1 gene encoding proline and serine-rich protein 1 isoform X1, with the protein MDKKSFDIVLDEIRKCVLTDQRIKAIEQVHGYFSSEQVTEILKYFSWADPQIKAVKALQHKMVAIPTTKVANILNCFTFSKDRLVVLELIALNISDAQNYRPVEDLFRIHLSEKKRARRILEQVCKVGCKAPVAMISSCGMIPGNPYPKGRPSLVTGTFPGIPPVKKEGEKKEDPSNSMEGKGIASRIIGPFKPFPSTYNPHRPVPYPIPPCRPHATIAPSAYNNAGLVSVGGVITASVPPPPYNSAHKVAGYAKPGNPQITTPGVNSGPLLIPHGSTPSTPVPPQASPAHPPPTTPITPVFPGMVPSHNPNAPSPSPAPSPSVIKAGPQTPTGHVTPTPSSVIKAHTPSGTPCATPVSNSGGFSSSPFHAISRPNTPATSRSCLDPLPQTNSMGSTQQRIFTQTADHQSGPTFHGLPQQAGNLSGSVIRSYTPSGLPSLTPGSSTPNCSTPVPTPRLSPALSVQAHASMGPAGVLQIEEHRAVLNRHAGGGNSGSNSPVHSAFKGTSRSGTPSVSSLVVPGSAQAALARSLGLSHPSGSPQVSLPSPVAISGLQALSSSPAPTHYPGLSPFSSLSSSLPPSSMPSSITAMPPVTNMSNHPQTSIYPGMAPSAASSAASPFGLGLTSAASIFQGLPPGPNPAAFPGLGVSGGHGAGSPVLSSFMGLPGATPSSVASVAPLQAVAAAAAAAAGVPSSSPVLPGFASAFSSNFQPGLTSGLQPPGSSGFPSLLSFPGVPGFSPSASPAGLGGLHNPTMQSALLQGHPTSALENFPSQPNSFTNYPPGPGNPFTLQPGLHPQLGWQ; encoded by the exons ATGGATAAGAAATCATTTGACATTGTCTTGGATGAGATAAGGAAG TGTGTCCTGACCGATCAGCGGATCAAAGCCATCGAGCAGGTGCATGGATATTTCTCCAGCGAGCAG GTGACGGAGATATTGAAATACTTCTCATGGGCAGACCCTCAGATTAAAGCAGTAAAAGCTCTGCAGCAT AAAATGGTCGCAATCCCTACAACCAAGGTTGCAAATATTCTGAATTGCTTCACCTTTTCAAAGGACAGACTGGTTGTCCTGGAACTGATAGCTTT GAACATATCAGATGCTCAAAATTACCGTCCTGTGGAGGATCTGTTTCGCATACACTTATCTGAGAAAAAGCGGGCTCGCAGGATACTGGAGCAA GTTTGTAAGGTTGGCTGCAAGGCTCCTGTAGCCATGATATCCTCCTGTGGTATGATACCAGGAAATCCATACCCCAAAGGCAGACCCAGTCTGGTCACTGGCACATTCCCC GGAATCCCTccagtaaagaaagaaggagagaagaaagaggaccCATCTAACAGTATGGAGGGGAAAGGAATCGCTTCCCGGATTATTGGACCATTTAAACCT TTTCCATCTACCTACAACCCTCATCGGCCTGTGCCCTACCCTATACCACCGTGCCGACCACATGCTACCATCGCACCAA GTGCATACAACAACGCAGGCCTTGTTTCTGTGGGAGGGGTAATAACAGCCAGCGTGCCCCCTCCCCCCTACAACTCCGCCCACAAAGTAGCAG GTTACGCCAAACCAGGCAATCCACAGATCACCACACCCGGAGTCAACAGCGGACCCCTGCTCATTCCTCATGGGTCCACACCCTCTACCCCTGTCCCACCCCAGGCTTCTCCTGCTCACCCGCCTCCCACAACCCCCATCACACCAGTTTTCCCTGGCATGGTGCCCTCTCACAACCCTAATGCCCCCTCACCCTCACCTGCTCCATCCCCGTCGGTCATCAAAGCAGGTCCACAGACCCCCACTGGCCATGTTACACCTACACCTTCATCTGTCATTAAAGCTCACACCCCCTCAGGAACCCCTTGTGCAACTCCTGTTTCCAATAGTGGGGGCTTCTCCTCTTCCCCCTTCCATGCCATTTCCCGACCTAACACCCCTGCTACCTCACGCAGTTGCCTAGATCCCCTGCCTCAGACAAACTCCATGGGCTCAACTCAGCAGAGAATTTTTACCCAGACTGCAGACCACCAGTCAGGACCCACCTTCCATGGTTTACCCCAACAAGCAGGTAACCTCTCTGGGTCTGTTATAAGAAGTTACACCCCATCTGGACTACCATCTCTCACTCCTGGATCTTCCACTCCAAATTGTTCCACCCCAGTTCCCACTCCCAGACTCTCCCCAGCCCTCTCTGTACAGGCTCACGCTTCCATGGGGCCGGCTGGAGTCCTTCAGATCGAAGAGCATCGAGCAGTCCTGAATAGGCACGCCGGGGGTGGCAACAGTGGCAGTAACAGCCCAGTGCACTCTGCTTTTAAGGGCACCTCTCGCTCAGGCACACCTTCTGTTAGCTCTCTGGTGGTACCAGGTTCTGCGCAAGCTGCTCTGGCACGTTCCTTAGGTCTGTCGCACCCTTCAGGTTCCCCTCAAGTCTCTCTCCCCAGTCCTGTTGCTATCTCCGGCCTCCAAGCTCTGTCCTCCAGCCCAGCGCCCACTCATTATCCAGGCCTGTCCCcgttttcctccctctcttcctctctccctccttcctccatgcCTTCATCAATAACAGCAATGCCTCCTGTTACCAATATGTCCAACCACCCACAAACCTCTATCTACCCAGGCATGGCACCCAGCGCTGCCTCCAGTGCAGCCTCCCCTTTTGGTCTCGGCCTCACCTCTGCCGCCTCTATATTCCAAGGCCTTCCGCCTGGCCCCAACCCTGCTGCCTTCCCAGGGTTGGGGGTTTCAGGAGGGCACGGTGCTGGGAGCCCTGTGTTGTCTTCATTCATGGGACTGCCTGGTGCCACTCCATCTTCAGTAGCATCGGTGGCACCACTGCAGGCAGTGgcagcagccgcagcagcagcagctggggttccatcatcatcaccagtTTTACCTGGATTTGCATCTGCCTTCAGCTCCAACTTCCAGCCTGG GTTGACCAGCGGCCTCCAGCCTCCAGGAAGCAGTGGGTTCCCCAGCTTGCTGTCCTTCCCCGGTGTACCAGgcttctctccctctgcctccccTGCTGGCCTTGGTGGCCTCCACAACCCAACAATGCAGTCTGCCCtgctgcag GGTCATCCCACATCTGCTTTAGAGAACTTTCCTTCTCAGCCCAACAGTTTCACCAACTACCCCCCAGGCCCAGGAAACCCTTTCACCCTCCAACCAGGCCTGCATCCTCAGTTGGGCTGGCAGTGA
- the vps36 gene encoding vacuolar protein-sorting-associated protein 36, giving the protein MDRFSWSNGLLEINETLVIQQRGVKLYDGDDKAKLDVGVALLSTHQLIWRDVKSHECCIAMPLSQIIFFEEQAAGIGKSAKIVIHLHPVPANKEPGPYQHSKYSYIKLSFKEHGQIEFHRRLTEEMTKKRWENTPVSQPIPTGTGPQAGRTRAVGIVGIERKIEEKRKETDKNISEAFEDLSKLMVKAKEMVEVSRSIANKIKDKQGDITEDETIRFKSYLLSMGIADPVTRETHGSGTHYHLQLAKQLGDMLQAPLEERGGMMALTEVYCLVNRARGMELLSPEDLVNACRMFESLKLPLRLRVFDSGVMVVQLQSHSEEEMIASALDNVSDKGSLTAEEFAKLLGLSVLLSKERLLLAEKMGHLCRDDSVEGLRFYPNLF; this is encoded by the exons ATGGATCGCTTTTCGTGGTCTAATGGGCTTCTAGAAATAAACGAAACTTTAGTGATTCAACAGCGAGGTGTGAAACTGTATGACGGTGATGATAAG GCTAAGCTGGATGTTGGAGTCGCCTTGTTGAGCACCCATCAGTTGATCTGGAGGGATGTAAAAAGTCAT GAGTGCTGCATTGCCATGCCCCTGTCTCAGATCATCTTCTTTGAGGAGCAAGCTGCAGGAATAGGAAAGAG TGCAAAAATAGTTATTCACCTGCACCCAGTACCTGCCAACAAGGAGCCAGGTCCCTACCAACACAGCAAATACTCGTACATCAAGCTCTCCTTCAAAGAACATGGGCAGATTGAG TTTCACAGGAGGCTAACAGAGGAGATGACCAAGAAGAGATGGGAGAATACACCAGTTTCACAACCGATCCCCACAGGAACTGGCCCTCAG GCAGGAAGGACACGTGCAGTGGGGATTGTCGGCATTGAAAGGAAgatagaggagaagaggaaagaaacagacaaaaacatttcgGAG GCCTTTGAGGACCTCAGTAAGCTGATGGTGAAG GCCAAAGAGATGGTGGAGGTGTCCAGATCTATAGCTAACAAGATCAAAGACAAGCAAGGGGACATAACAGAGGATGAG ACAATCCGCTTTAAGTCCTACCTTCTGAGCATGGGTATTGCTGACCCTGTCACCAGAGAAACACACGGCTCAGGTACACATTACCATTTGCAGCTGGCTAAACAACTGGGAGATATGCTACAGGCCCCTCTAGAG GAGCGTGGGGGTATGATGGCTCTCACTGAGGTCTACTGTCTCGTCAACCGAGCTAGAGGGATGGAG CTTTTATCTCCAGAAGATTTGGTAAACGCATGCAGGATGTTTGAGTCATTGAAACTCCCACTGAG GCTGCGAGTGTTTGACAGCGGTGTGATGGTGGTCCAGCTGCAGTCTCACAGTGAAGAGGAAATGATAGCCTCCGCACTGGACAAT GTGTCAGATAAAGGCTCTTTAACAGCAGAGGAGTTTGCAAAGCTCTTGGGTCTCTCTGTTCTTCTGTCTAAAGAGCG GTTGTTGCTTGCTGAGAAGATGGGTCACCTGTGTAGAGATGACTCTGTTGAGGGTTTGAGATTCTACCCAAACCTCTTTTGA